A single genomic interval of Acidobacteriota bacterium harbors:
- the glgP gene encoding alpha-glucan family phosphorylase has product MPERILRLPELAYDLWWSWNYQAREVFRQLDYPLWRQTAHNPVLMLRQIQPELLERAVARAPWLALYDAALAALDNAGAARDTWWRSQFSDAPNRPVAYFSAEFALHQSLPIYAGGLGVLAGDHCKESSDLGIPLVGIGFMYPQGYFHQRVSAEGWQQEVYERLNWANAPIEPAFMPDGTPCVIAVPLGTRTVLASVWQVRLGRVTLYLLDTDLEENAPWDRELSARLYGGDRETRIQQEIILGIGGVRVLRAMGADPGVWHLNEGHAAFVVLQRIRELIEKGQSFDDALEEVRRTTVFTTHTPVAAGHDAFPFHLVETHLAGCWGTLGDYRDRFLALGHYDSGSGPVFNMTALAMRSASKINAVSQLHREVTREMWSPLWPGTPIDQLPIEHVTNGVHTATWVSSELAKLFEKYLAEDWRERHDDAAMWDRVAEIPDEELWSVRQALRQFLFAFIRERARNRWGNLGVSAGQVVAAGTLLDPNALTIGFARRFTGYKRPDLIFRDSDRLARILNATRRPVQIVFAGKAHPADDDGKHNLQRVYRRALDPAFGGRIAFVDDYDLHVAHFLVQGCDVWLNNPRKPLEASGTSGMKAAINGVPHLSIGDGWWAEGATGSNGWTIDGGVIGDAGQVDGADANALYRLLEEQIVPIFYDRDERGVPARWLRIVREAIRTVGPRFSARRMVKEYARKMYAPALSASTVRT; this is encoded by the coding sequence ATGCCCGAGCGGATCTTGCGGCTTCCCGAGCTGGCGTACGACCTCTGGTGGAGCTGGAACTATCAGGCACGCGAGGTGTTCCGGCAGCTCGACTACCCGCTCTGGCGCCAGACGGCGCACAACCCGGTGCTCATGCTCCGTCAGATCCAGCCGGAACTGCTCGAGAGGGCCGTCGCGCGCGCCCCGTGGCTCGCGCTGTACGACGCGGCGCTGGCCGCCCTCGACAACGCGGGCGCCGCGCGCGATACGTGGTGGCGCTCGCAGTTCAGCGACGCGCCCAACCGCCCGGTGGCGTACTTCTCCGCCGAGTTCGCGCTGCACCAGTCGCTGCCGATTTACGCCGGCGGCCTGGGCGTGCTGGCGGGGGACCACTGCAAGGAGTCGAGCGACCTCGGGATCCCGCTCGTCGGCATCGGGTTCATGTATCCGCAGGGCTACTTCCACCAGCGCGTGTCCGCGGAAGGCTGGCAGCAGGAAGTCTACGAGCGGCTGAACTGGGCCAATGCGCCGATCGAGCCGGCGTTCATGCCCGACGGCACGCCGTGCGTCATCGCCGTGCCGCTCGGCACCCGCACGGTGCTCGCCTCGGTCTGGCAGGTGCGCCTGGGACGCGTCACGCTGTACCTGCTGGACACCGATCTCGAGGAGAACGCGCCCTGGGACCGCGAGCTGTCCGCGCGGCTGTACGGCGGCGACCGCGAGACGCGCATCCAGCAGGAGATCATCCTCGGCATCGGCGGCGTGCGCGTGCTCCGCGCGATGGGCGCGGACCCCGGCGTCTGGCATCTCAACGAAGGGCACGCCGCCTTCGTCGTCCTGCAGCGCATCCGGGAGCTGATCGAAAAGGGCCAGTCGTTCGACGATGCCCTCGAGGAAGTGCGCCGCACGACCGTCTTCACCACGCACACGCCGGTGGCCGCGGGGCACGACGCGTTCCCCTTCCACCTGGTCGAGACGCATCTGGCCGGCTGCTGGGGCACGCTCGGCGACTATCGGGACCGCTTCCTCGCGCTCGGACACTACGACAGCGGCAGCGGCCCGGTCTTCAACATGACGGCGCTGGCCATGCGCAGCGCCAGCAAGATCAACGCGGTGAGCCAGCTGCACCGCGAGGTCACGCGCGAGATGTGGTCGCCGCTCTGGCCCGGCACTCCGATCGATCAGCTTCCGATCGAGCACGTGACCAACGGCGTGCACACCGCCACCTGGGTGTCGTCGGAGCTGGCGAAGCTGTTCGAGAAGTATCTCGCCGAGGACTGGCGCGAGCGCCACGACGACGCCGCGATGTGGGATCGCGTGGCGGAGATCCCGGACGAGGAACTCTGGAGCGTGCGCCAGGCGCTGCGCCAGTTCCTGTTCGCGTTCATCCGCGAGCGGGCGCGCAACCGCTGGGGCAATCTGGGCGTGAGCGCCGGCCAGGTCGTCGCGGCCGGAACGCTGCTGGATCCCAACGCGCTCACGATCGGCTTCGCGCGCCGCTTCACGGGGTACAAGCGGCCGGATCTCATCTTCCGGGACAGCGACCGCCTGGCGCGGATCCTCAACGCGACGCGGCGCCCCGTCCAGATCGTGTTCGCCGGCAAGGCGCATCCCGCCGACGATGACGGGAAGCACAACCTGCAGCGCGTGTACCGCCGCGCGCTCGACCCGGCGTTCGGCGGGCGCATCGCATTCGTCGACGACTACGACCTGCACGTGGCGCACTTCCTCGTGCAGGGTTGCGACGTGTGGCTGAACAATCCGCGCAAGCCGCTCGAGGCGAGCGGCACCAGCGGAATGAAGGCCGCCATCAACGGCGTGCCGCATCTCAGCATCGGCGACGGATGGTGGGCGGAAGGCGCAACCGGCTCGAACGGATGGACGATCGACGGCGGCGTGATTGGCGACGCCGGCCAGGTGGACGGCGCGGACGCCAACGCGCTCTACCGCCTGCTCGAGGAGCAGATCGTGCCGATCTTCTACGATCGCGACGAGCGCGGCGTCCCGGCGCGCTGGCTCCGGATCGTGCGCGAGGCCATTCGCACCGTCGGGCCGCGCTTCAGCGCGCGCCGGATGGTGAAGGAATACGCGCGGAAGATGTACGCCCCCGCGCTCTCGGCATCGACGGTCAGGACGTAG